Proteins encoded in a region of the Raphanus sativus cultivar WK10039 chromosome 8, ASM80110v3, whole genome shotgun sequence genome:
- the LOC130498888 gene encoding catalase-3, producing MDPYKYRPSSAYNAPFYTTNGGAPVSNNISSLTIGERGPVLLEDYHLIEKVANFTRERIPERVVHARGISAKGFFEVTHDISNLTCADFLRAPGVQTPVIVRFSTVVHERASPETMRDIRGFAVKFYTREGNFDLVGNNTPVFFIRDGIQFPDVVHALKPNPKTNIQEYWRILDYMSHLPESLLTWCWMFDDVGIPQDYRHMEGFGVHTYTLVSKSGKVLFVKFHWKPTCGIKNLTDEEAKVVGGANHSHATKDLHDAISSGNYPEWKLFIQTMDPADEDKFDFDPLDVTKIWPEDILPLQPVGRLVLNRTIDNFFNETEQLAFNPGLVVPGIYYSDDKLLQCRIFAYGDTQRHRLGPNYLQLPVNAPKCAHHNNHHEGFMNFMHRDEEINYYPSKFDPVRCAEKVPIPSKSYTGIRTKCVIKKENNFKQAGDRYRSWAPDRQDRFVKRWVEILSEPRLTHEIRSIWISYWSQADRSLGQKLASRLNVRPSI from the exons ATGGATCCTTACAAG TATCGTCCTTCGAGCGCCTACAACGCTCCGTTCTACACCACAAACGGTGGTGCTCCAGTCTCCAACAACATCTCCTCCCTCACCATCGGAGAaagag GTCCGGTTCTTCTTGAGGACTACCATCTGATCGAGAAGGTAGCCAACTTCACCAGAGAGAGAATCCCTGAGAGAGTGGTTCATGCTAGAGGAATCAGTGCTAAGGGTTTTTTCGAGGTCACGCATGACATTTCCAACCTCACTTGTGCTGATTTCCTCAGGGCCCCCGGTGTTCAAACTCCGGTCATCGTCCGTTTCTCCACCGTCGTTCACGAGCGTGCCAGCCCTGAAACCATGAGGGATATTCGTGGCTTCGCCGTCAAGTTTTACACCAGAGAG GGGAACTTTGATCTAGTTGGTAACAACACTCCAGTGTTCTTCATCCGTGACGGGATCCAGTTCCCGGATGTTGTCCATGCCCTCAAGCCGAACCCGAAAACAAACATCCAGGAGTACTGGAGGATACTAGACTACATGTCCCACTTACCAGAGAGTTTGCTAACATGGTGCTGGATGTTTGATGACGTTGGTATCCCACAAGACTACAGACACATGGAAGGGTTCGGTGTCCACACCTACACTCTAGTTTCCAAATCCGGAAAAGTTCTCTTCGTGAAGTTCCACTGGAAACCAACTTGTGGGATCAAGAATCTCACTGATGAAGAGGCTAAGGTAGTTGGAGGAGCCAACCACAGCCATGCTACCAAGGATCTCCATGATGCTATCTCATCTGGTAACTATCCTGAGTGGAAGCTTTTCATCCAGACGATGGATCCTGCTGATGAGGATAAGTTTGATTTCGACCCGCTTGATGTGACCAAGATCTGGCCTGAGGATATCTTGCCTTTGCAACCAGTTGGTCGCTTGGTTCTGAACAGGACCATTGACAACTTCTTTAATGAAACTGAGCAGCTTGCTTTCAACCCTGGTCTTGTGGTTCCTGGGATCTACTACTCGGATGACAAGCTGCTTCAGTGTAGGATCTTTGCGTATGGTGACACTCAGAGACATCGTCTTGGACCTAACTATCTCCAGCTACCGGTGAATGCTCCAAAATGTGCTCACCACAACAATCACCATGAAGGTTTTATGAACTTCATGCATAGAGATGAGGAG ATCAATTATTACCCTTCAAAGTTTGATCCTGTCCGTTGCGCCGAGAAAGTTCCAATCCCTAGCAAATCCTACACTGGAATAAGAACAAAG TGTGTCATCAAGAAGGAGAACAACTTCAAGCAGGCTGGAGATAGGTACAGATCCTGGGCACCAGACAG GCAAGACAGGTTTGTTAAAAGATGGGTTGAGATCCTGTCAGAGCCGCGTCTCACTCATGAAATCCGTAGCATCTGGATCTCTTATTGGTCTCAA GCTGATCGATCTTTGGGACAGAAACTGGCAAGCCGTCTCAATGTAAGGCCAAGCATCTAG